In Mycobacterium sp. Aquia_216, a genomic segment contains:
- a CDS encoding LLM class F420-dependent oxidoreductase, which translates to MDYGLVLFTSDRGIAPAAAAKLADDHGFQTFYVPEHTHIPVKREAAHPTTGDESLPDDRYMRTLDPWVSLGAACAVTSRVRLSTAVALPVEHDPITLAKSIATLDHLSGGRVSLGVGFGWNTDELADHGVPAGRRRTCLREYLEAMRALWTQEEAEYDGEFVKFGPSWAWPKPVQPHIPVLVGAAGTEKNFKWIARSADGWITTPRDFDIDEPVKLLQDTWAAAGRDGAPQIVALDFKPVPEKLAHWSELGVTEVLFGLPDKSEDEVAAYVERLAGKLAALV; encoded by the coding sequence ATGGATTACGGGCTTGTGCTTTTCACCAGTGACCGAGGCATCGCTCCGGCGGCCGCCGCCAAACTTGCCGACGACCACGGCTTTCAGACGTTCTACGTGCCGGAACACACCCACATCCCGGTCAAGCGGGAGGCGGCGCACCCGACGACGGGTGACGAATCCCTGCCCGACGACCGGTATATGCGCACGCTGGACCCGTGGGTGAGCCTGGGCGCCGCGTGCGCGGTCACCTCGCGGGTGCGGCTGTCCACGGCGGTGGCGCTGCCCGTCGAGCATGACCCGATCACGCTGGCGAAAAGCATCGCCACCCTGGACCACCTCTCCGGTGGCCGGGTCAGCCTGGGCGTCGGATTCGGCTGGAACACCGACGAACTCGCCGATCACGGCGTGCCAGCCGGGCGGCGCCGCACCTGCCTGCGCGAGTACCTCGAAGCAATGCGTGCGCTGTGGACACAAGAGGAAGCCGAATACGACGGCGAGTTCGTCAAATTCGGCCCCAGCTGGGCCTGGCCCAAGCCGGTGCAGCCGCACATCCCGGTGCTGGTGGGCGCCGCGGGCACCGAGAAGAACTTCAAGTGGATCGCACGCAGCGCCGACGGCTGGATCACCACGCCGCGCGACTTCGACATCGACGAGCCGGTCAAGCTGCTGCAGGACACCTGGGCGGCCGCCGGCCGCGACGGCGCCCCGCAGATCGTGGCGCTGGACTTCAAGCCGGTGCCCGAGAAGTTGGCGCACTGGTCCGAGCTCGGCGTGACCGAGGTGCTGTTCGGTCTGCCGGACAAGTCCGAAGACGAGGTCGCCGCCTACGTTGAGCGCTTGGCCGGCAAACTCGCCGCCCTGGTCTAA
- a CDS encoding acetyl-CoA acetyltransferase: MNLDPNTPVVVGVGQFTERIEDSGYRGMSPVELATAAAQAALHGSGTDATAVAAAIDTVAAIRQFELSGRTPAPMGKSNNYPRSVAKRIGAAPARAILEPIGGQGPQHLVTEFAGVIASGEAEVVLIFGSENTSSIRYFADRDKPDHSDTVEGSLEDRGFGYDGLFDDYTVAHGLIGAPAQYGLLENARRGRVGLSVAEYRRQMGELFAPFTKVAAKNPFASSPLERSVDELITVTASNRMICDPYPRLLLARDQVNQGAAVLLMSVAAARRLGVPEERWVYLHGHADMVDQPLLDRVDLTYNSASVLAVQEALAGAGIGIDDVSTFDLYSCFPVPVFNFCDGTGLATDDPRGLTLTGGLPYFGGPGNNYSLHGIAETVSEMRDRPGQFGLVAANGGIMSKYSVGVYSTMPVDWKPDDSAALRAEVAARPKLPVTVKADGPATIETYTVRYDWPVHTGIIIGRLDDDGSRFLALTEDPDLVGLLSEGEPLGASIVVRPTEKDNRAALA, translated from the coding sequence ATGAATCTCGACCCGAACACTCCTGTCGTCGTCGGTGTGGGGCAGTTCACCGAGCGCATCGAGGACTCCGGCTACCGCGGGATGTCGCCGGTGGAGCTGGCGACGGCAGCGGCGCAAGCCGCACTGCATGGCTCCGGGACGGACGCCACCGCCGTCGCCGCGGCCATTGACACCGTCGCAGCGATCCGGCAGTTCGAGCTCTCCGGGCGCACACCGGCGCCGATGGGCAAGTCCAACAACTACCCGCGGTCGGTGGCCAAGCGCATCGGTGCCGCACCGGCCCGCGCGATTCTCGAGCCCATCGGCGGTCAGGGCCCCCAGCATCTGGTCACTGAGTTCGCCGGCGTCATCGCCTCGGGTGAGGCGGAGGTCGTGCTGATATTCGGCTCGGAAAACACGTCCAGCATTCGGTATTTCGCCGACCGGGATAAGCCCGACCATTCCGACACTGTCGAAGGTTCGCTCGAGGACCGGGGTTTCGGCTACGACGGGCTGTTCGACGACTACACCGTCGCCCATGGCCTGATCGGAGCGCCGGCCCAGTACGGGCTGCTGGAGAACGCGCGTCGCGGCCGGGTGGGCTTGAGCGTGGCCGAGTACCGGCGCCAGATGGGTGAGCTGTTCGCCCCGTTCACCAAAGTGGCGGCGAAGAACCCCTTTGCGTCCTCCCCGCTCGAGCGCAGCGTCGACGAACTCATCACCGTGACCGCGTCCAACCGGATGATCTGCGATCCGTACCCGAGGCTGCTGTTGGCCCGTGACCAGGTCAATCAGGGTGCGGCCGTGCTGCTGATGTCGGTGGCCGCCGCGCGCCGGCTCGGCGTGCCCGAGGAACGCTGGGTGTATCTGCACGGCCACGCCGACATGGTGGATCAGCCGCTGCTGGACCGCGTCGACCTGACGTACAACTCGGCCTCGGTCCTGGCGGTCCAGGAAGCGCTCGCCGGGGCCGGTATCGGTATCGACGACGTCTCGACCTTCGATCTCTACAGCTGCTTTCCGGTGCCGGTGTTCAACTTCTGCGACGGGACGGGTCTGGCCACCGACGATCCCCGCGGGCTGACGCTCACCGGCGGCCTGCCGTACTTCGGCGGACCGGGCAACAACTACTCACTGCACGGCATCGCCGAGACGGTCAGCGAAATGCGTGACCGTCCAGGTCAATTCGGCCTGGTCGCCGCCAATGGCGGGATCATGAGCAAGTACTCCGTCGGGGTGTACTCGACCATGCCGGTGGACTGGAAGCCCGACGACAGCGCGGCGCTGCGCGCCGAGGTCGCCGCCCGTCCCAAGCTGCCGGTCACGGTCAAGGCGGACGGTCCGGCGACCATCGAGACCTACACCGTGCGCTACGACTGGCCGGTGCACACCGGCATCATCATCGGCCGCCTCGATGACGACGGCAGCCGCTTCCTGGCTCTGACCGAGGACCCCGATCTGGTCGGGTTGCTCAGCGAGGGCGAGCCGCTCGGGGCGTCGATCGTGGTGCGGCCGACGGAAAAGGACAACCGGGCCGCGCTGGCCTGA
- the sucD gene encoding succinate--CoA ligase subunit alpha produces the protein MSIFLNADSKVIVQGITGGEGTKHTALMLKAGTNLVGGVNARKAGTTVSHVDPVGKDVELPVFGSVAEAIKETGANVSVVFVPPKFAKDAIIEAIDAEIPLLVVITEGIPVQDSAYAWAYNVDKGQKTRIIGPNCPGIITPGVALAGITPANISGSGPVGLVSKSGTLTYQMMYELRDFGFSTSIGIGGDPVIGTTHIDAIEAFEKDPETKVIVMIGEIGGDAEERAADYIKANVSKPVVGYVAGFTAPEGKTMGHAGAIVSGSSGTAAAKKEALEAAGVKVGKTPSETAALAREILQSL, from the coding sequence ATGTCTATTTTTCTTAACGCGGACTCCAAGGTCATCGTCCAGGGCATCACCGGTGGTGAGGGCACCAAGCACACCGCGCTGATGCTCAAGGCGGGAACGAACCTGGTGGGCGGCGTCAACGCCCGCAAGGCGGGCACGACCGTGTCGCACGTGGACCCCGTCGGCAAGGACGTCGAACTCCCGGTGTTCGGCAGCGTTGCCGAGGCGATCAAGGAGACCGGCGCCAACGTGTCGGTCGTCTTCGTGCCGCCGAAATTCGCCAAGGACGCGATCATCGAGGCGATCGACGCCGAGATCCCGCTGCTGGTGGTCATCACCGAGGGAATTCCGGTGCAGGACAGCGCATATGCGTGGGCCTACAACGTCGACAAGGGACAGAAGACCCGCATCATCGGGCCGAACTGTCCCGGAATCATCACGCCGGGCGTGGCGCTGGCCGGCATCACTCCCGCCAACATCAGCGGATCCGGCCCCGTCGGGCTGGTGTCCAAGTCGGGCACGCTCACCTACCAGATGATGTACGAGCTGCGCGATTTCGGCTTCTCGACCTCGATCGGTATCGGTGGCGACCCGGTGATCGGCACCACCCACATCGACGCCATCGAGGCCTTCGAGAAGGACCCCGAGACCAAGGTCATCGTCATGATCGGTGAGATCGGCGGTGACGCCGAGGAGCGGGCGGCCGACTACATCAAGGCCAATGTGTCCAAGCCGGTCGTCGGCTACGTCGCGGGATTCACTGCGCCGGAAGGCAAGACGATGGGCCACGCGGGCGCCATCGTGTCCGGCTCGTCGGGCACCGCGGCGGCGAAGAAGGAGGCCTTGGAGGCCGCCGGCGTCAAGGTGGGCAAGACGCCGTCGGAGACCGCGGCACTCGCCCGGGAAATCCTGCAGAGCCTGTAG
- the sucC gene encoding ADP-forming succinate--CoA ligase subunit beta: MDLFEYQAKELFVKHNVPTTPGRVTDTAEGAKEIATEVGAPVMVKAQVKVGGRGKAGGVKYAATPDDAYEHAKNILGLDIKGHVVKKLLVAEASDIAEEYYISFLLDRANRTYLAMCSVEGGMEIEEVAATKPERLAKVPVDAVTGVDLATARSIAEQGHLPAEVLDAAANTISKLWELFVAEDATLVEVNPLVRTPDDQILALDGKVTLDANADFRQPGHAEFEDRDATDPLELKAKEHDLNYVKLDGQVGIIGNGAGLVMSTLDVVAYAGEKHGGVKPANFLDIGGGASAEVMAAGLDVILNDKQVKAVFVNVFGGITSCDAVANGIVTALNMLGDEANKPLVVRLDGNNVDQGRQILAEANHPLVIQAETMDAGADKAAELANK, from the coding sequence ATGGACCTTTTCGAGTATCAAGCGAAAGAGCTGTTCGTCAAGCACAACGTACCTACTACGCCCGGTCGGGTCACCGACACGGCCGAGGGCGCGAAGGAAATCGCGACGGAGGTCGGTGCGCCGGTGATGGTGAAGGCGCAGGTGAAGGTCGGCGGCCGCGGCAAAGCCGGTGGCGTGAAATACGCCGCAACACCCGACGACGCCTACGAACACGCCAAGAACATCCTCGGCCTGGACATCAAGGGCCACGTCGTGAAGAAGTTGTTGGTCGCCGAGGCCAGCGACATCGCCGAGGAGTACTACATCTCGTTCCTACTCGACCGCGCCAACCGCACCTACCTGGCGATGTGCTCGGTCGAGGGCGGCATGGAGATCGAAGAGGTGGCCGCCACCAAGCCCGAGCGGCTGGCCAAGGTGCCGGTGGACGCCGTGACCGGTGTCGACCTCGCGACCGCCCGTTCCATCGCGGAGCAGGGTCACCTCCCGGCCGAGGTCCTCGACGCCGCGGCGAACACCATCTCCAAGCTGTGGGAGCTGTTCGTCGCCGAAGACGCCACGCTGGTGGAGGTCAACCCGCTGGTGCGCACGCCGGACGACCAGATCCTCGCGCTGGATGGCAAGGTCACCCTGGACGCCAACGCCGACTTCCGGCAGCCCGGCCACGCCGAGTTCGAGGACCGCGACGCCACCGACCCGCTGGAACTCAAGGCCAAGGAACACGACCTCAACTACGTCAAGCTCGACGGTCAGGTTGGCATCATCGGCAACGGCGCGGGGCTGGTGATGTCCACGCTCGACGTCGTCGCCTACGCCGGCGAGAAGCACGGCGGGGTCAAGCCGGCCAACTTCCTCGACATCGGCGGGGGCGCCTCGGCCGAGGTGATGGCCGCCGGACTCGATGTCATCCTGAACGACAAGCAGGTCAAGGCCGTGTTCGTGAACGTGTTCGGCGGCATTACCTCCTGCGACGCCGTCGCCAACGGCATCGTGACCGCACTGAACATGCTCGGTGACGAGGCCAACAAGCCGCTCGTGGTCCGGCTCGACGGCAACAACGTCGACCAGGGTCGCCAAATCCTCGCTGAAGCCAACCACCCGCTGGTGATCCAGGCCGAGACCATGGACGCGGGCGCCGACAAAGCCGCCGAGCTGGCGAACAAGTAA
- a CDS encoding M23 family metallopeptidase: MSQHRLARSPALSGGGRPHRESWAQSHRNEVTEILPLDGFDFDDLDFADSGELDDLDLSNDSTFDYEAQVLLAPELDDLDEIDDQTPLRLAAPAPVAANEGLTQLALKLGADSHPAGADVTDVIGMARRGGQHRKQPTSAAKGRVLISAMAAGAAAAAAHTATSQAETTKAETVLTANASALIGGTSGNATRGPQVIAVQPVANALHNQEFAKGVAFANDRAQREARLQQPLYVMPTHGIFTSNFGYRWGVLHAGIDLANSIGTPIVAVSDGVVIDAGPTAGYGMWVKLLHADGTVTLYGHINTALVSAGQRVMAGDQIATMGNRGNSTGPHLHFEVLQGGSERIDPVPWLAKRGLFVGNYAG, translated from the coding sequence TTGTCCCAACACCGTCTTGCGCGTTCTCCTGCGTTGTCAGGAGGAGGCCGCCCCCACCGCGAGAGCTGGGCGCAGTCGCACCGCAACGAAGTCACCGAGATCCTGCCGCTGGACGGATTCGACTTCGACGACCTGGACTTCGCGGATTCCGGCGAACTCGACGACCTGGACCTGAGCAACGACTCCACATTCGATTACGAAGCACAGGTGCTGCTCGCGCCCGAGCTGGACGACCTGGATGAGATCGACGATCAGACCCCGCTGCGCCTGGCGGCCCCCGCCCCCGTGGCCGCCAACGAGGGCCTGACCCAGCTCGCCCTCAAGCTCGGCGCGGACTCGCATCCGGCTGGCGCGGACGTCACCGACGTCATCGGTATGGCCCGCCGCGGCGGGCAACACCGCAAGCAGCCGACCAGCGCGGCCAAGGGTCGTGTGCTGATCTCCGCGATGGCCGCCGGCGCCGCGGCCGCGGCGGCGCACACCGCGACCAGCCAGGCCGAAACCACCAAGGCCGAGACCGTGCTGACCGCTAACGCGTCGGCCCTGATCGGCGGGACGAGCGGCAACGCCACCCGCGGCCCCCAGGTGATCGCGGTCCAGCCCGTCGCGAACGCGTTGCACAACCAAGAATTCGCCAAGGGCGTGGCCTTTGCTAACGATCGCGCCCAGCGCGAAGCGCGACTGCAGCAGCCGCTGTACGTCATGCCCACCCACGGGATCTTCACGTCGAACTTCGGGTATCGCTGGGGCGTGCTGCATGCCGGCATCGACCTCGCCAACTCGATCGGAACGCCGATCGTTGCGGTGTCCGACGGCGTCGTCATCGACGCCGGCCCAACCGCCGGCTACGGAATGTGGGTCAAGTTGCTCCACGCCGACGGCACTGTCACGTTGTATGGCCACATCAACACCGCGCTGGTCAGCGCTGGCCAGCGGGTGATGGCCGGCGACCAGATCGCCACCATGGGCAACCGGGGCAACTCCACCGGCCCACACCTGCACTTCGAGGTGCTGCAGGGCGGCTCCGAACGAATCGACCCGGTGCCGTGGCTGGCCAAGCGAGGACTTTTCGTCGGCAATTACGCTGGTTGA
- the pcrA gene encoding DNA helicase PcrA — protein MTVHATDAKLAAGIDQLLDGLNPQQRQAVVHEGSPLLIVAGAGSGKTAVLTRRVAYLVAARGVGVGQILAITFTNKAAAEMRERVVRLVGNRARAMWVSTFHSTCVRILRNQASLIQGLNSNFSIYDADDSRRLLQMIGRDMGLDIKRYSPRLLSVGISNLKNELIDPDQAVSNLTDESDDLARTVASVYSEYQRRLRTANALDFDDLIGETVAVLQTFPQIGQYYRRRFRHVLVDEYQDTNHAQYVLVRELVGRDDGDSSDDNVPPAELCVVGDADQSIYAFRGATIRNIEEFERDYPDATTILLEQNYRSTQNILSAANSVIARNSGRREKRLWTDAGEGELIVGYVADNEHDEARFVAEEIDALAQRGEITYNDVAVFYRTNNSSRSLEEVFIRAGIPYKVVGGVRFYERKEIRDIVAYLRVLDNPGDAVSMRRILNTPRRGIGDRAEACVAVYAENTGASFADALVAAAEGKVPMLNSRAEKAISGFVELLDELRGHLDDDLGDLVESVLERTGYRRELESSTDPQELARLDNLNELVSVAHEFSIDQANTAALDDSAQALEDEDVPDTGVLASFLERVSLVADTDEIPEHAAGLVTLMTLHTAKGLEFPVVFVTGWEDGMFPHMRALDDPMELSEERRLAYVGITRARQRLYVSRAIVRSSWGQPMLNPESRFLQEIPQELMEWRRTAPAPSYSAPVSGAGRFGTPRAAPTRSGASKRPLLVLAPGDRVTHDKYGLGRVEEVSGVGESAMSLIDFGSSGRVKLMHNHAPVSKL, from the coding sequence ATGACTGTGCACGCAACTGATGCCAAGCTCGCCGCCGGGATCGATCAGCTGCTCGACGGCCTTAATCCTCAACAACGCCAAGCGGTGGTACATGAGGGCTCGCCCCTGCTGATCGTGGCGGGCGCGGGCTCCGGGAAGACCGCGGTGCTGACGCGTCGCGTCGCCTATCTGGTCGCCGCGCGCGGTGTCGGGGTCGGACAGATTCTGGCCATCACCTTCACCAATAAGGCCGCTGCTGAGATGCGCGAACGGGTGGTACGGCTGGTCGGCAACCGCGCCCGCGCGATGTGGGTGTCGACGTTTCACTCGACCTGCGTGCGCATCCTGCGCAACCAGGCCTCCCTGATCCAAGGCCTCAATTCGAACTTCTCTATCTACGACGCCGACGACTCGCGGCGCCTGTTGCAGATGATCGGGCGCGACATGGGCCTGGACATCAAGCGGTACTCGCCGCGACTGCTGTCGGTCGGCATCTCCAACCTGAAGAACGAGCTGATCGATCCGGACCAGGCTGTGTCCAATCTCACGGACGAATCCGATGATCTGGCGCGCACCGTCGCCTCGGTATACAGCGAATACCAGCGGCGGCTGCGGACGGCCAACGCGTTGGACTTCGACGACCTGATCGGCGAGACGGTCGCGGTGCTGCAGACCTTCCCGCAGATCGGTCAGTATTACCGGCGCCGGTTTCGGCACGTCCTGGTCGACGAATATCAGGACACCAACCACGCGCAGTACGTGTTGGTGCGGGAATTGGTCGGACGCGACGATGGTGATTCGTCCGACGACAACGTGCCGCCCGCGGAATTATGTGTGGTCGGGGATGCCGATCAGTCGATCTATGCGTTCCGCGGCGCGACCATTCGCAATATCGAGGAGTTTGAGCGCGACTACCCCGATGCGACGACTATTCTGCTCGAGCAGAATTACCGCTCGACGCAGAACATTTTGTCGGCGGCCAATTCGGTGATCGCGCGGAATTCCGGGCGCCGGGAGAAGCGGCTGTGGACCGACGCCGGTGAAGGGGAGTTGATCGTCGGCTACGTCGCCGACAATGAACACGACGAGGCCAGGTTCGTGGCCGAAGAAATTGACGCGCTCGCCCAGCGCGGCGAAATTACCTATAACGATGTAGCCGTCTTCTATCGCACCAACAACTCGTCGCGATCGTTGGAAGAGGTGTTCATCCGCGCCGGAATTCCGTACAAGGTCGTCGGGGGAGTCCGCTTCTACGAACGCAAGGAAATCCGCGACATCGTCGCCTACTTGCGGGTGCTGGACAACCCGGGCGACGCGGTCAGCATGCGACGCATCCTCAACACCCCGCGCCGCGGCATCGGCGATCGCGCCGAGGCGTGTGTCGCGGTCTACGCCGAGAACACCGGCGCCAGCTTCGCCGACGCGCTGGTCGCCGCCGCCGAAGGCAAAGTTCCGATGCTCAATTCCCGTGCAGAGAAGGCGATTTCGGGTTTCGTCGAGCTGCTGGACGAGCTGCGGGGCCACCTCGACGACGACCTCGGCGATCTGGTCGAGTCGGTGCTGGAGCGCACCGGATATCGCCGGGAGCTGGAGTCCTCAACCGATCCGCAGGAACTGGCCCGGCTGGACAACCTGAACGAACTCGTCAGCGTCGCACACGAATTCAGCATCGATCAGGCCAACACCGCCGCGCTCGACGATTCCGCACAGGCCCTCGAGGATGAAGACGTGCCCGACACCGGGGTGCTGGCGTCATTTCTGGAGCGGGTCTCCCTCGTCGCCGACACCGACGAGATTCCCGAGCACGCCGCGGGCCTGGTGACGTTGATGACCCTGCACACCGCGAAGGGTCTGGAGTTCCCGGTGGTATTTGTCACCGGCTGGGAGGACGGCATGTTCCCGCACATGCGGGCGCTCGACGACCCGATGGAACTCTCCGAGGAACGGCGGCTGGCCTACGTGGGCATCACCCGCGCCCGCCAGCGGCTGTATGTGAGCCGGGCCATTGTCCGGTCTTCCTGGGGGCAGCCGATGCTTAACCCCGAATCCCGCTTCCTGCAAGAGATTCCGCAAGAACTGATGGAGTGGCGGCGCACTGCACCGGCCCCGTCCTACAGCGCGCCGGTGAGCGGTGCCGGACGGTTCGGAACGCCGCGCGCCGCGCCCACCCGCTCCGGAGCAAGCAAGCGTCCGCTGCTGGTGCTGGCGCCCGGCGATCGCGTGACTCACGACAAGTACGGGCTGGGCCGGGTCGAGGAAGTCTCCGGCGTCGGCGAATCGGCGATGTCGCTGATCGACTTCGGCAGCTCCGGACGGGTCAAGTTGATGCACAACCACGCCCCGGTCAGCAAGCTGTAG
- a CDS encoding chorismate mutase, translating to MSVEMIDIEQLANIEELRLEIDRLDAEILAAVQRRAEVSREIGRARMASGGTRLVHSREMKVIQRYSELGPEGKDLAMLLLRLGRGRLGH from the coding sequence ATGAGCGTCGAGATGATCGACATTGAACAGTTGGCGAACATTGAAGAGTTGCGTCTTGAGATCGACCGGCTCGATGCCGAGATACTCGCCGCTGTCCAGAGGCGCGCCGAAGTTTCTCGCGAGATCGGCCGGGCCCGGATGGCATCCGGCGGCACCCGGTTGGTCCACAGCCGGGAAATGAAGGTTATCCAGCGCTACAGCGAGCTCGGCCCGGAAGGTAAAGACCTGGCGATGCTGTTGCTGCGGCTGGGCAGGGGCCGGCTCGGCCACTAA
- the pgi gene encoding glucose-6-phosphate isomerase: MTSVLTISDITATPAWDALRRHHEQVGETHLRQFFDDDPDRGRDLTVTVGDLYIDYSKHRVTRETLRLLIDLARAANLEERRDQMFSGVHINTSEDRAVLHTALRLPRDSELVVDGHNVVEDVHSVLDAMGDFTDRLRNGEWTGATGERIKTVVNIGIGGSDLGPVMVYQALRHYADAGISARFVSNVDPADLVATLAELEPATTLFIVASKTFSTLETLTNATAARRWLTDALGDSAVSKHFVAVSTNKRLVDEFGINTDNMFGFWDWVGGRYSVDSAIGLSVMAVIGREAFADFLSGFHIVDEHFKTVPLESNAPVLLGLIGLWYSNFFDAQSRAVLPYSNDLARFAAYLQQLTMESNGKSTRADGKPVTTETGEIFWGEPGTNGQHAFYQLIHQGTRLVPADFIGFSQPTDDLPTADGTGSMHDLLMSNFFAQTQVLAFGKTAAEIAAEGTPAEVVPHKVMPGNRPSTSILGERLTPSAVGQLIALYEHQVFTEGVVWGIDSFDQWGVELGKTQAKALLPVLTSDSSPAPQSDSSTDALVRRYRTERGRVS, translated from the coding sequence ATGACCTCCGTGCTGACTATCTCCGACATCACTGCCACCCCGGCGTGGGACGCCCTGCGTAGGCATCACGAACAAGTCGGCGAAACCCACCTCCGCCAATTCTTCGACGACGACCCGGATCGCGGCCGCGATCTGACCGTGACGGTCGGCGACCTCTACATCGACTACAGCAAGCACCGTGTCACCCGCGAGACGCTGCGCCTGCTGATCGACCTGGCACGGGCGGCCAATCTCGAAGAGCGCCGGGATCAAATGTTCTCCGGCGTGCACATCAATACCTCAGAGGATCGCGCGGTCCTGCACACCGCACTTCGGTTGCCCCGGGATTCCGAGTTGGTTGTCGACGGCCACAACGTCGTCGAGGACGTCCACAGCGTGCTGGATGCGATGGGTGATTTCACCGACCGGCTGCGCAATGGTGAGTGGACGGGGGCCACCGGGGAACGGATCAAGACGGTGGTCAACATCGGCATCGGCGGATCGGACCTCGGTCCGGTGATGGTGTACCAAGCGCTGCGCCATTACGCGGACGCGGGTATTTCGGCGCGCTTCGTCTCCAACGTCGATCCGGCCGACCTGGTCGCCACCCTGGCCGAGTTAGAGCCGGCCACAACGCTTTTCATCGTCGCGTCCAAGACATTCTCCACCCTGGAGACGCTGACCAACGCGACCGCGGCGCGCCGCTGGCTGACCGACGCGCTCGGTGATTCGGCAGTATCCAAGCATTTCGTCGCCGTCTCGACCAACAAGCGTCTGGTCGACGAATTCGGAATCAACACCGACAACATGTTCGGGTTCTGGGATTGGGTAGGTGGGCGCTACTCGGTCGATTCCGCGATCGGGCTGTCGGTGATGGCGGTGATCGGCCGAGAGGCCTTCGCCGACTTCCTGTCCGGGTTCCACATCGTCGACGAACACTTCAAGACCGTCCCGCTGGAGTCCAACGCGCCGGTGCTGCTCGGTCTTATCGGGCTCTGGTACTCCAACTTCTTCGACGCGCAGTCGCGCGCCGTGCTGCCCTACTCCAACGACTTGGCTCGGTTTGCCGCGTACCTGCAACAGCTGACCATGGAGTCCAACGGCAAGTCGACACGCGCCGACGGCAAGCCGGTGACCACTGAGACCGGCGAAATCTTTTGGGGCGAACCAGGAACCAACGGCCAGCATGCTTTTTACCAATTGATCCACCAGGGCACCCGTCTGGTGCCTGCCGATTTCATCGGCTTTAGCCAGCCCACCGACGATCTGCCCACCGCCGACGGCACTGGCAGTATGCACGACCTGTTGATGAGCAATTTCTTCGCGCAGACCCAGGTGCTGGCGTTCGGCAAAACCGCGGCGGAAATCGCCGCCGAGGGCACGCCCGCCGAGGTGGTGCCGCACAAGGTCATGCCCGGCAACCGACCGTCCACTTCGATTCTGGGCGAACGGCTTACGCCTTCAGCGGTGGGACAGCTGATCGCGCTCTACGAGCATCAGGTGTTCACCGAAGGCGTGGTGTGGGGAATCGACTCGTTCGATCAGTGGGGTGTCGAGCTGGGCAAGACGCAGGCCAAGGCGCTGCTTCCGGTGCTCACCAGCGACAGCTCCCCCGCGCCCCAGTCCGACAGCTCGACGGATGCCCTGGTCCGTCGCTACCGCACCGAACGAGGCCGGGTCAGCTAG
- a CDS encoding SDR family oxidoreductase — MTRQKILITGASSGLGAGMARSFAAKGRDLALCARRTDRLDELKAELAQQYPAIKLAVATLDVREHEQVPKVFAELSDELGGIDRIVVNAGIGSGARLGSGKLWANKKTIETNLVAALVQIETALEMFTKNGSGHLVLISSVLGHAGVPGVKAAYCASKAGVRSLGESLRAEYAKGPIKVSVIEPGYIESEMTAKSASTILMVDNETGVKALVAAIEREPGRAVVPRWPWAPLVQLMRVLPPPLTKPFA, encoded by the coding sequence GTGACTCGCCAGAAGATCCTCATCACCGGCGCCAGCTCCGGCCTGGGCGCCGGGATGGCGCGTTCCTTTGCCGCCAAAGGTCGCGACCTGGCGCTGTGCGCCCGTCGAACCGACCGGCTCGACGAGCTGAAAGCCGAGCTGGCGCAACAGTATCCCGCGATCAAGCTCGCGGTCGCCACGCTGGATGTTCGGGAGCACGAGCAGGTGCCGAAGGTTTTCGCGGAGCTGAGCGACGAGCTCGGCGGCATCGACCGCATCGTCGTCAACGCCGGCATTGGCAGCGGCGCCCGGCTGGGCTCCGGCAAATTATGGGCGAACAAGAAGACCATCGAGACCAACCTGGTGGCCGCGCTGGTGCAGATCGAAACGGCTCTGGAGATGTTCACCAAGAACGGCTCGGGCCATCTGGTGCTGATCTCGTCGGTGCTGGGCCACGCCGGCGTGCCGGGTGTCAAAGCTGCTTATTGCGCAAGCAAAGCCGGGGTGCGTTCCCTGGGGGAGTCGCTGCGCGCGGAGTATGCCAAGGGCCCGATCAAGGTCTCGGTGATCGAGCCCGGCTACATCGAGTCGGAGATGACCGCCAAATCGGCAAGCACAATTCTGATGGTGGACAACGAAACTGGCGTCAAGGCCCTCGTCGCTGCCATCGAGCGCGAGCCCGGACGGGCCGTGGTGCCGCGATGGCCGTGGGCGCCGCTGGTGCAGCTGATGCGGGTGCTGCCGCCGCCGCTGACCAAGCCGTTCGCCTAA